A genomic window from Passer domesticus isolate bPasDom1 chromosome Z, bPasDom1.hap1, whole genome shotgun sequence includes:
- the LOC135290211 gene encoding C-C motif chemokine 19-like: protein MQRLYLLCLSLLLLGQILDVHTGNNVLDCCLRTSEAPIPRRIVQDYRLQLVQDGCDIPAAVFITTKGKRLCAPLDSPWVIRLQERLDASSAKRGKPQGK from the exons ATGCAGCGGCTGTATCTTCTCTGCCTCAGTCTCCTGTTGCTGGGACAGATCCTGGATG TGCACACCGGCAACAACGTGCTCGACTGCTGCCTGCGGACCAGCGAGGCGCCCATCCCGCGGCGGATCGTGCAGGATTACCGGCTCCAGCTGGTGCAGGATGGCTGTGACATCCCTGCTGCCGT ATTCATCACCACAAAGGGCAAGCGCCTCTGTGCACCCCTGGATTCCCCATGGGTGATTCGTCTCCAAGAGAGACTGGATGCCAGCTCTGCTAAGAGG GGCAAACCACAGGGCAAGTAG